In the Salvia splendens isolate huo1 chromosome 16, SspV2, whole genome shotgun sequence genome, TGACATGATAAACATCAACGATTGCACAGATTCATAATTAACATAACAAAAATTCCAATTCtttgaaaattatttcaaaTCGGAGAGAGAAAAAAACCTCGGAATCACACTTCTAGAGAAAACGATCTGGGAAGATATTAATAAGAGTTCAACCTTCAAAGCTAATATACCAAGTGTGACATAGATTGTTTTCTTTTCTCCAGaaacaatttaaatttgaagTTTATCACAAGAATTAGGGTTCAATTGTAATCAGGCAAACGCAATGCATTTGTGACAAAAAAACATCTTCTTTGTTCTAGAAAAAAAGGGATCTACAACGATGTCACTAAAATCGTCTCTTCCCTTAATAATTCATGGGTCCCACAACATTTTTTACACCATCTCTTACTTAAGAAATAACACCCGCAACCAACCATCCATTTCCTAAGTGCACATGGTTCAcattctttaatttattttttttcatttgtcaaTAGCATGGTCAAAAGCAATAGCTGAGTGTGCATAAGTTGGGTGGTCTTCAACAAGTTTAAGGAATTGAAGTCTTTAGGGCCATGGTTCCAGAGGCGTTTAAGAATTGCTTGGACTAAACCTGGAGTCCACAGAAACAGTGTTAATGCATTGGTGAATTGGGCTAGTAACTCTAAATTGTTTGATTTCAGTAATAGATAGGTGATGGTGACAAGGTCAGACAACAATAATGGAAAGTTGCTGGACAAGGTGACTCTGAAAGTTGCTTGATTTTAAAGTTATGGACTTCGGAAGCTCTGTTAGGTAGGGtcattatttttgtttgaagttAAAAGGTCATATACATTGGTTGAAAAGTAACCACTTGTCGATAACAAAACTTCATTGTTAAAGATGAAATTCAAAATAGTAAATGAAATTATAGAGGAAATGACAGAAAGAGAATAGAAATCAGTAAGAACTAACTTGTGATAACAAATTGACAATGGTTTGTAACTAACATTTGGCATTTGCAACATTAAATCCAACATTTGACTTGCTCAAGATTCTTAAAAATCTTGAATTTATACGGAGTATTTTAGATGAGCAGTTGAGCATTTGATCCCAGATCCTACGTTGAAGAACATTATTTCAAGATATcaaagcaataaaaaaaatattagaaaaaacATCCTGTGAGATTTCAAACGTGAGTGGTACCCCTAAGCTGGTTAAAAGATCAATTGACACTCAATAGCAACAAGTTATAGAAATGGTTAGCTAGCAAGCAAGCAACTTCTACAATTATCTGTCTGTGCTCCCTACTacaaaaaaatccaaattttacgGAAAAAAACACATTCCGCAAGTAGAGCACCAAATCATGAGAATAACAAAATCATTTCATAAGTCATCAATGCTGCAGTTAAAATGGAAAGAAGGACAAAAGCTAATCTTACAAGTAGAGCCGGTTCAACGCCAGTGGACACAAGGAGTTTGGGATATGGGGTTACGGTTCGACTTTTGATTTGGGGAGATACAAATGAAATTCGTGCTGCGATTGTAGCAGTGAATCTGAGGGCAGTTTTCAGGGATTAAGGAACTCTGTAGCACACAATAAGGCATCAGGTTGTTTGAGGAACCCTAAATCCCACCACCCGATCCTGACCATATATAGGTATAGCTAATCGGACCCGAGTTCCTTTACTTAAACATTTATCCACCTATTTTGATTGAAACATCAAACAAGATAGCCCAAAAACAAACTCAAGGAAAGTATAACTATCTCATCAGGCATGACTCACTGTACACTAATTCAACATTCAATCATTAAATGGCAGCTTTAGCATTGTAAATTGGGTGGATTTATGAACCCTAACATCGCCAAAATTATCTGACACAAATCCTGCATGTGTATCACGATGGTCGTCgaataaattaaaaaccaaTCGGCAATGACAAGCTAAGAATTTGTAGTCGGTTAATTGTGTCAAGGACATCAATGGATTAATTGATTTAATCATACGCTTACCTGCTGTTGTCGGAGGCTGGAGGCTGGGAGAGGGGAAGAAGCAGAGAGAAGGACTGATAGATGGCACAGAGGAGAACAGACAAAGCGCTCGGCGATAGCGAGAGAGGCTGAGAGTGAAAGGGGGCGACTGAGATTCTGAGactgtgagagagagagagagagagagaggcgcaATAGAGACGATGAAGAGAAAAGAGGAgactttttattaaaaatgcaATTAAATACGTTGTGGTAAACTTACAGCtttaattagtaaatttagTCGAACAAAGATTAGTTGAATTTTCAAAAGCACTCGTggtcaaacaaataaaaaattttaatattgagTAAACTACACATATAGTTAAAATCGTGTTATTTataactttatctatttttcgtGAACACAGTtagtatgaaattcttaaatatattaattataaaattaagattATAAACTTAATTATCAGAATAATTTAtatctaaatttaatttttatcgtgatttaattattttttatattaaaagtaaaagaaaatagtAATTGTTTAAATAACTTGAAACTATACAAGATAGTTAGATTAAATACATACGGGgccttaattaaaaataataattatataaaaataataaagaacgtcaacaaaaaaattccaatacagaaaaaaataattcaaaaattgaCGTATACAAACATGAGAAGacaatccaagccccttggcctagcggtaaagggtgctggataccgcgtctatcctggaggtctcgagttcgaactctgggtggcgtaatttgtctttcctccttgttataggagttgatttgtaatttcctccttcatatatatgatataaatatatgaagttaatttaaaaaaaaaaaaaaaaaaaaacatgagaaGACAAAGTCATACAATATTCAATGGATAATTTATTCATAGAAAAAAAGTATAAATAGGTTGAAAAAGTCATTTTAatgattaaatttataatttatattaaaaaaataatcgaaTCACAATCATAAATTTAACTACatgttattttaataattaagtttataattttaatatatcaGTACTAATTAGtgatatatttaataatttcatattattttttatttaattttttactggctacaaatttaagaaaaagagAAAGTGAAAGAAGGATTTGACataataacaataacaaaatataaaactAGTAAAATCTTatcataataaatatattagagAAAACTTATCGGTAGACAACATTGATCGTAGAAGATCACAATTAACATTTTGGTCTATAATAACCACATCCAAGTTAACGACTTTTTTACTGCGTAGTCTCAGGTCATCTCCaactatttacaccaaactcaaacccatttttccAGTTCTGTCACATCAAACAGTAAttctactccaaccatttacaccaaactcaaaatccaaaataatattccatattcacttactttttttacttttttaatattacctacatattaattttaattacacATTAACCCCCCACACTCGGTAAATAATtttccaaatttaattaaataatctaaAGCACCGTATTTAACtgatttaaatataaattaaactaTTAACAGAAATTATAAACTAAATCGACGTTCATTTCTTGCATTCGGTCTTCTCCCCTATtctgcttctctatcttcttcctccACTTTTGCAGACAACAAGTTTTCCATAAATTAGGTACACATCTTCTTGCTCAATCTGAAAATGCACAAAGGAAGATGGatttaattgtaattttctGAAATTCAAAAAGCAATTTACGTTTGCTATAGTTTTACACCAAAGATGGGGTATTCCtattcaaaaacataaaaaagtaCAATTTGGGATAGATTTTGGAGTATGGTTGGAGCCTATTTTAACTGCAAAAATGGGATATGCAGTATGATTGGAGATGCCCTTAGTAGAATCCAAGACGCATGTCTATACTAATGATAGGAGTATACAAAATGTAAattatatttgtttatttgttaTAACTAATTCGCTATCATCTAATACACATCAATTTAAGTGCATACATTAAAaagtttaaaaattattatgtcccacaagaatatgcactatttcttttttaatctgtcccacaagaatatgcaattttttatttttgaaagttttttttctctaatgagtTGTGACACTATCTCTCtaattcttcactaacaattctttaattactttttctctctatctctctcttactttaccatttttacattaaaaatcgTGTCGAAcctaaaatgcatattctttgggactatgggagtagtaaatttcatcaataatatattagtagattataaatttgaaaaataattaacaGACAACGGCAGTGATACActgtaacgccccgtttttctaaacctaatttgtGAACCCTAAATTACTTGTTttaatgatattattttttttacgaagtccgtgaattaattgttggtgGATTAATTGTTGTTGGACTAGATACTGTGAAATAATGACTGtgcgaatttaattaattcatgtccgtgaggaatatttattggactcaattccgggttggatccgataaattaaataaatattataaaatctagttcgtgataaataaattgtggactgtataatttaaagaaaatacaaaaaaataccGTGAATTAAATCAAAACAAATTCTCTTCCTattgacttggtcaccaagtcaaatttaatttgagaTTTTATAAAGATTAACCTCCTCCGTGAAAAGATATCCATCCTCCGTAATctacaaataaaataccaaataaatacaattaaatcaaaaataaaaaaaatatagaaaccAAGAAAACCTCCCTCCTCAATACACGAAAAAAACGTTCCCCTCAACCCCAAAATCTCTCCATATCTTTAAACCACCCCTCCATGTATTTTAAATCCCCTAACTCAGTTATTTCCTACTCTGCTCGTTCGCTGCAACAAAGAAAACCAAGCTATTCTTCTCAATCAAATTCAAGGTAACACAACACACAGAATTTCCCCCTCCCGTTATTCTACAATGCTTTGGAAATTAACTCATTCACTCTTCCTGTCAGAAACCGAGAACTAAAGCAAGGGGGGTCCCGGCTTCGTTCAGTTACAATCTGCAAATTGAAGGTATACCCTTCTTCCACCCAATTCCCCTCCAAATCCATATATGTGCATCtcatgaaaaaataataaacgaAACAAAACGATAATTTGAACAATCTAAATCaaagattcaagcttcaattcaTGAATTCAAATCAAGAACTTATCAGCGAGGTTTCGGGGTtgtgcggggctgttcgggttggAATCGGGACTGTTTCGGGGTGGTTCCAgggctgcacgaccaccgacggagcggcggcagcagcagccTGACCCGGCGGTATCAGCCGGCAACAGCGGCGGCGAGCTGGGGCAGCTGGAGCAGCGACGACGACGGAGGCGAAGCCGGGGCTGGCGTCACAGCTTCTCgcggcggcgcgacggcgggCAGCGACAGCAGCGGCATCCCCCGGCTGAGCAGCAACGGCGACGACGGAGCAGCGGCGACGATGGAGCAGCGGCGACGCGATTCCGATGAGCAGCGGCCGGCAACGGTGGAAGGCGACGGCGAATCTGACGACGGCGACGGAGATTTTTGAACTCCCGATTTGggcgagagagaagagaagagagaagagagaagagggagGGAGAGTGTTTGACGTGGGGGGGTGTGTTTTTCTTCTTTGGGCCTTGGGTAATTGGGCCTCATTAATTAGAAGTGGGTGGAATTAATAAATTGATGGGCTCCTTTTAATTGTTGGGTTTAGTTtgtaattggagatataaggcgatgaaataattaagttttgggccgataattaattggggtgaactatttaaataaatctttgaattgataattaaattaatcgtggggaattatttaattaattccggaatattccaacgaatgaataattatatcctaagtctaaaataaatatagttcgagGGAAAGTGGTTGcgttaatttaattacacacttttataattttggggattttatttcgatatcattaagaaaatacgaggagccaacggaggaaattGGGGGCGTAAGCGACCGTCGAACAACCGAAAACCGAGATAaatcgagataaaagacttGCTTTGGAGGCatgcatatttatttatctatttatttgaaaagtgtgttgatatatatattatcaaaatgttaaaggtgaatcattgcaagtgaatcgtgataccaaggggaagaaagtacttgagaattaagcagtcgaggtgggctttcttttaaataaggacaacgtcctaaatattttatcgatggaaataaaactgtatttatcatgccgtgatttgtgttttaacgtgcctatctgatatggctatgtgccattgttatataaatcgaattcgggtccttgtagggccgcaaccctacttggactagtgtacacctatggtagatcgtgtgctagcgtacgggctggccggtctagtggcttggtttgtggcaacattccaagtcatgtattggcagatatggctaacatctatgggaaaatgactgatcagtcgacttttacaatgggaaatgattttgagtgcctcgggcctttctaaagctaaaccccggtggttacttatgtatggcatgataaataatatttttattgaaaatgttttcggcgtgagcccactgagtatatttatagtactcagccctgcatgtgttttccctatgtgcaggttgagcggcgacgaggatgtggtggtgttgagcaagtgaatttaagattataattgtctttgaaccttgagtgtcgttgtgtcttcacacatgacgtcactctttctcttggtcgtttccgctgtgacgtttcgtttaattatgttttatttgggGCCGACAACTATAATTGTTAGGAtaatggatattttgaatttcttgttggataatgtcaaactcttggttatttattgggatattaattgtggtccaacttgtgttgaaaccctaattcttttcgTCCGTTTCATTAAATTCTTTtcatcacgatcgcccgtatttaataaccctaaagggcggtcgtgacagtttggtatcagagcctcagtttctttccgctctggacccaagagtcttttggAGTCAAAATCTATCCTTGTATTAATTGGCTAAAGTGTTAAAcctcgaaggctcaacaccacaactcgtcacgcccaaccacgaaAGAAGCGGTAAGAACATTTtggcaatttttttaaatgaattaccgaaaattttgaaattcggtggAAAAATGGTTCCTTGCAAAAATGGCAATTCTGGGCCTATTGGAATTTTAAAGTAAATGCTATGGCTTTGGAAAATATTGTGGTCATACGAGACGCGACAAACTATGGGACGTGAGACACTATGGAAGTATGTTATTGAAGGTGTTGAATGTGATGGATATTGAAGTATGAAAATGAATCGCATGCTTGAGACGGGGGCTTGTTATTACATGTTTGAACTGCGAATTTAATTTGAAGAACATATATGTTGAATACTTGAACGGCGAAAATTCTAATGCATATTTTGTTGAAATCATATGATTTTGGAAGTATGAAACGCAAACTATGACGCGTGTGTAGTTGCAATTAAGTGATTGTGGTATAAAGATGGACATGAAttgcatgatttatgaaatgtgattcCATGGGTGACAGATTGATTGAgttactattttaaatattaatatatgctGGATGAAATGCTATGGAATGCCAAATGGTTTATATGGATAAACATGTTTGACTGCGCAATGTATAAATGACGTTTTATGTGATAGTTCATGATTGATGAAATACTATAGAATCAATATGAAAGTGAAATGTTGAATTTTGAACCTTGTTGCAAACGTAGAACCCATATGAAGCTTGAATTAAGCAACGATCGAATATGTGTTGAAGTATGAGACTATGAACTATGTCTGgaaaacatagagtgcctaagaagtatgttaGGCTGAACGTGCTTGAACATAGTTGTAAATTGATGACcacaatatcactttcctgagtgatgggACAAACGAAAACATATACTTCGAATTAGATGGATTATTGTAATTGTCTATTGTCTATTGTCTTCCCTGGATGATATGAACAAAAAGAAAGGAAGTTTCTAACGAGATCAAGACAAGAAGAAATGTTAGGTGATGTATCCTAACAACGATGAGAATTTGTGCTTGCAATCAAATAAAGTGAATGCAATCGTGAATAACATGTTAATGCGACGACGCATTACAAATATGACAACACTTATGACTCGTTAAGGCCGGGAGGGTTATTACcatattttaatgagaatgaCCGCTAGGGCGTGCCAAAAACAATATGAAGATATGACCTTCAAGGACAATTAATTGCTGTAACGACACCAAGAGTCTTGACTTAGAATCTAGAGTTTTCGAGAACGCTTCTATTATCTTCTGGAAATGACGGAGTGCCACCTTTGTAGCCAgaatggatgaatttaattgacggtacttacttggattatcaGAAATTTCTTTCTATGAAGCTCCTTGACAATGGTATTCTTTTCGTGCATTTAGAACTTTTGATTGACCTGcaatttgcaagtgatgcatcactgttTCCTTGTAATGAAAGTAGTGACTCAttcttgttcctcttgagtcATTTTCGGAGCCATTTTAAATCAAGGGCAATTTCAATAGTGCTCCTCATGTTGAAACTCATTctgatccaagtaagactgttaaaTAGATTTCTAAATTCGTGATACAAGACTCTCAAGAAAGACACTGGCTCGATCTCTGCAAACACATATGAGGAATAAGTTTCAAGAGACACATACAAAATGACACACCAACAACATGAGGAGTCGAATGTTTTCGCATCTATGCTTAGTTgtagcaagcagccaaagaatcGAACGTTACATCATACCAGACATTAGGTCTTGAGAAATAAAAGTTTAGAGAAGTCGTGTACATCAAATGATCACGTTTTGCGGCTCAGAATTTATGTAAGTGGTTGATCAAGGGAGATACGGATAACAACTGGGAGTCGGAGTATTAAGGTCGTCGCATAAGATCATCGTTGTACGATAGTAATGGAATGAAAATACGAGTACCCTGATAGATTGAGATATACGAATGAAGGTCGTAGACGAGAGGAAATCGTCCAGCAAGTGGCGAAATtgaatcaactaaaatgtgaaACAATCGAAAGGAGAAACGCATGcaagcaccatcaccatcacctcctccacctaaGCCAGAATGGCATATTGAATGGTTTTGCTAAAGCAAAATCCTCCTATCTTCGATGGGATAGGAGAGCCAGCAAAGGCCGAGACTTGGATATGCGCTTTGGAGAGCATCTTCGAATTCTTGAAGTGCACCGAGGAAGAGCAATTGATTTATGTAACCTACCAACTCACGGATTCGGCCAACTTTAGGTGGGACCAAGCAAGGGACCTGACCCCTAAGAAAGTGGGTAGAATGACTTGGGAGAACTTTAATGAAACGATATATAGCAAGTACATACCAAAGAGCTACTAAAAGGCAAAGGCGGCTGAGTTTTACAACTTAACCCATGGGCGTATGTCGGTGACTGAATATGACCGCACACTCTGCGATATGACTCGGCATGCACCTGAACAAGTTGACACTGATGAGGAACTGGCCGAAAAGTTCTGTGAGGGTCTAAGGCATGAGATCAAGATGACATTAGCCAGTCATAGGAGGCTTACATATGCGGAGGCGTTGGCCCTTGCGCTAGatgttgaggcagctatgcccaaggagagggtgacGGAGAACACTACACTGGCAGTGCCTCCACCACATTATTctcg is a window encoding:
- the LOC121771057 gene encoding uncharacterized protein LOC121771057, translated to MYFKSPNSVISYSARSLQQRKPSYSSQSNSRNRELKQGGSRLRSVTICKLKRGFGVVRGCSGWNRDCFGVVPGLHDHRRSGGSSSLTRRYQPATAAASWGSWSSDDDGGEAGAGVTASRGGATAGSDSSGIPRLSSNGDDGAAATMEQRRRDSDEQRPATVEGDGESDDGDGDF